In the Pithys albifrons albifrons isolate INPA30051 chromosome 3, PitAlb_v1, whole genome shotgun sequence genome, one interval contains:
- the LRTM1 gene encoding leucine-rich repeat and transmembrane domain-containing protein 1 encodes MKGNWLLVLSVISFTHAAHGCPDKCLCHRASKTADCKNRGFTDIPPRLPPEIQILQLQNNRIWRINQNAFTGTPLLKILDLSNNSLSIVAPGAFQKLRYLQVLNLTRNLIHYIENKTFSFLPHLKELDLSSNSIIRLPETFGNSTGNITLLSLKHNKLQKMERVLLESLPNLKVVLFKDNPWQCNCNVFGLKLWLESFLYRGGISDGIICSAPGIRKGKDLLKVPYELFGACPLRTAQAQVGSAAQPGAEPRSPPRLGAHGDSGDSGRASCEPKARARPVSLRHAIATVVITGVVCGIVCLMMLAAAVYGCAYAAITAKYHKEHLAPVRQHGTAEEKEPFDNSLA; translated from the exons ATGAAAG GCAACTGGCTTTTGGTTTTGAGTGTCATATCATTCACACACGCAGCTCACGGATGCCCCGACAAATGCCTGTGCCACAGAGCTTCAAAGACTGCAGACTGCAAGAACAGGGGATTTACTGACATTCCTCCACGTTTACCTCCTGAAATTCAGATACTGCAGCTGCAGAATAACCGGATCTGGAGAATCAACCAAAATGCATTCACTGGAACACCGTTACTCAAAATCTTAGACTTGTCTAATAATTCTCTCTCAATTGTGGCACCTGGTGCTTTCCAAAAATTACGGTACCTGCAGGTTCTAAACCTAACCAGAAATTTGATTCATTATATAGAAAACAAGACTTTCAGTTTCCTCCCACACCTAAAAGAACTGGACTTGTCATCCAACAGCATTATACGTTTGCCTGAGACATTTGGAAACAGCACTGGGAATATAACATTGCTCTCTTTGAAGCATAACAAActtcagaaaatggaaagagtTCTGCTCGAGTCACTTCCAAATCTGAAAGTGGTTCTCTTCAAGGATAATCCCTGGCAATGCAATTGTAATGTCTTTGGCCTGAAACTGTGGCTGGAGAGCTTTCTATACAGAG gaggAATAAGTGATGGCATTATCTGCTCAGCGCCAGGGATTCGGAAGGGAAAGGACCTGCTCAAGGTGCCCTACGAGCTGTTCGGGGCGTGCCCACTGCGGACAGCCCAGGCGCAGGTGGGCAGCGCTGCCCAGCCTGGTGCGGAGCCGCGCAGCCCCCCGAGGCTCGGTGCCCACGGCGACAGCGGCGACAGCGGCCGTGCCAGCTGCGAGCCCAAAGCCAGGGCACGGCCAGTCAGCCTGCGCCACGCCATCGCCACCGTTGTGATCACCGGAGTGGTGTGCGGCATTGTGTGCCTCATGATGCTGGCGGCGGCTGTTTATGGGTGTGCTTACGCTGCAATCACTGCCAAATACCACAAAGAACATTTGGCCCCCGTCAGACAGCATGGGACTGCGGAGGAAAAAGAGCCATTTGATAATTCCCTGGCTTGA